The following are encoded together in the Humulus lupulus chromosome 5, drHumLupu1.1, whole genome shotgun sequence genome:
- the LOC133777456 gene encoding unknown protein 1 — protein MGSGACTNLIENSVDLSTSSFEKLNEVSVVESQKDVVEAPALLAVSEETRSLGPITPDSDRENVDFPIALSSPPSSAKNKITDLPCFDFETDRNEESSFRSDGYDSPHTPRKDVFNPFEPCPEDMVLAPRCRKFVNRSKNLCGRKLSFDSSNDVSEEKCQEANAFFISDEEIIKAVYENLWETIVSMHVEDVLTRSSSIEWDSNHYKTPPSAPRVNEIADTCPGAPMRPTGNSRIIDSALCRRLQFSP, from the coding sequence ATGGGTTCTGGAGCTTGCACGAATCTAATCGAGAATAGTGTAGATCTATCAACAAGTTCTTTCGAAAAATTGAATGAGGTTAGTGTTGTTGAATCTCAAAAGGATGTTGTTGAAGCTCCAGCATTGTTGGCAGTTTCAGAGGAGACAAGGTCATTAGGGCCTATTACTCCTGATTCTGATCGAGAGAATGTGGATTTCCCTATTGCTCTCAGCTCTCCACCCTCCTCTGCTAAGAATAAAATTACCGATCTTCCTTGCTTCGACTTTGAGACTGACCGAAATGAGGAAAGCTCTTTTCGTTCTGATGGTTATGATAGCCCCCACACACCAAGAAAAGATGTTTTTAATCCCTTTGAACCTTGTCCTGAAGACATGGTATTGGCACCCCGGTGTAGAAAATTCGTGAATAGATCGAAGAACCTTTGTGGGCGGAAGCTGAGTTTTGACTCTTCCAACGATGTCTCTGAAGAGAAATGTCAGGAGGCTAATGCATTTTTTATTTCCGACGAAGAGATCATTAAAGCTGTGTATGAAAATCTCTGGGAAACTATTGTGTCAATGCATGTAGAGGATGTTCTTACCAGGAGTTCAAGTATTGAATGGGATTCTAATCACTACAAAACACCTCCTTCGGCACCACGTGTAAATGAAATTGCTGATACTTGTCCTGGGGCTCCTATGAGGCCCACAGGGAATTCAAGAATAATCGATTCAGCATTATGCAGGAGGCTTCAATTCTCACCTTGA